The DNA segment TGGCAAACACGGTTGGAAGCTGATCGGCAGTTATGCCACTGTTGCTGGTCGCCTCAACACCGTTGTTGACCTGTGGGAACTGCCGGACCCCAATGCGCTCCAGGCCGTGCTGTCCGATCCAGATTTTGCGAAGTATGCTCCGCAGATTAGTGAGATCGTTGAGGATGAAGTCCTGGCGATTCTGACCAAACTGCCGATCGGGTGAGTAGATTTTACACCCTCACCCCCACTCTCTCCCTTCAAGGGAGAGGGAAGCAGACGCAAAAGCGGCTGCGGGTGAGGGTGATTTTTTCTTCCTATCTTCGTCTTCCAGCCAAGTGCAACACCACCAAAAACCCCGCACTCAGC comes from the Deltaproteobacteria bacterium genome and includes:
- a CDS encoding NIPSNAP family protein, with amino-acid sequence MVYLQASIKLYPGKLQDFTKLINTLLPAVGKHGWKLIGSYATVAGRLNTVVDLWELPDPNALQAVLSDPDFAKYAPQISEIVEDEVLAILTKLPIG